From the genome of Streptomyces sp. NBC_01317, one region includes:
- a CDS encoding IS701 family transposase: protein MTRDRHQHAHPAEESAARSVLDAGLGEWLFGSLHRSGQRVKAEQYVRGLLSVRGRKTLRSIAAQFDGPAAQQNVHHFISASPWAWMPVRRTLARHALRTQAPEAWVIRPTLIRKAGTHSVGVDQRSLPRGRTVNGQYAVGTWLVSARSAVPVDWQLCLSARWLADPLRQRAGVPADAAAGTVEECVREAVAHLVALGDEVGRPVVVDVADVDAVSVARFLSSLGLPFVVRVSPEARLRLDRAVLPRYGDQERAAGELAESLPRLRREVNPGDGPTTAVAIPIAGPPARSDGMLLLGEWSTVGRVRRRLWLTNARAPSLVPALRLTRLPGVVARDFAAVSERVGIRDFGGRSFPGWHRHITLASVAHLVAALDARAEPAGVARAGRDGGGPRTNRTTIR from the coding sequence GTGACGCGGGACCGACATCAACACGCGCATCCGGCCGAGGAGTCGGCCGCCCGCTCGGTCCTGGACGCCGGGCTCGGTGAGTGGCTGTTCGGCTCGCTGCACCGCAGTGGGCAGCGGGTCAAGGCGGAACAGTACGTCCGCGGTCTGCTGTCGGTGCGGGGGCGCAAGACGTTGCGCAGCATCGCGGCGCAGTTCGACGGTCCGGCGGCGCAACAGAACGTGCACCATTTCATCAGCGCGTCTCCCTGGGCGTGGATGCCGGTGCGGCGCACCCTCGCCCGTCACGCGCTGCGGACCCAGGCGCCCGAGGCCTGGGTGATCAGGCCCACCCTGATCCGCAAGGCCGGCACCCACTCCGTGGGCGTCGACCAGCGGTCGCTGCCGCGGGGGCGGACCGTCAACGGCCAGTACGCGGTGGGCACATGGCTCGTGTCCGCACGGTCCGCGGTCCCTGTCGACTGGCAACTGTGCCTGTCCGCCCGCTGGCTGGCCGACCCGCTGCGGCAACGCGCCGGTGTGCCCGCCGACGCCGCGGCGGGCACCGTCGAGGAGTGCGTACGTGAGGCGGTGGCCCACCTCGTCGCCCTGGGCGACGAGGTGGGCCGGCCGGTCGTGGTGGACGTCGCGGACGTGGACGCCGTGTCCGTCGCACGCTTCCTCTCGTCGCTCGGACTCCCCTTCGTCGTCCGGGTGAGCCCGGAGGCGCGGCTGCGGCTCGACCGGGCGGTACTGCCCCGGTACGGGGACCAGGAGCGCGCGGCGGGAGAACTCGCCGAGTCGTTGCCCCGCCTCCGTCGCGAGGTGAACCCGGGTGACGGCCCCACGACGGCCGTGGCGATACCCATAGCGGGACCCCCCGCGCGGAGTGACGGGATGTTGTTGCTGGGGGAGTGGAGCACCGTCGGGCGCGTCCGCCGCCGGCTGTGGCTGACCAACGCCCGTGCTCCTTCCCTCGTCCCCGCGCTGCGGCTCACCCGGCTGCCCGGTGTCGTGGCGCGCGACTTCGCCGCCGTCTCCGAACGGGTGGGGATACGGGACTTCGGGGGGCGGTCGTTCCCTGGCTGGCACCGCCACATCACGCTGGCCTCCGTGGCCCATCTGGTCGCCGCCCTGGACGCGCGGGCGGAACCCGCCGGCGTCGCACGAGCCGGACGTGACGGCGGAGGGCCACGCACTAACCGAACTACTATCCGGTAA
- a CDS encoding IS701 family transposase: MVSVDLYDTRGAAGAPVSFQSSSHDVLLAELGSILFTSLPRSDQYRKGMQYLRGLVEARGRKSIRNLAALLGEQVSEQNLHHFISGSTWDWTPVRQALAHHLVGVAPPRAWVVQPMIIPKTGRHSVGVDKHFSPLLGQVLNAQRAVGVWAVSEEMSTPVNWRLHLPKAWLKDDVRRSQVSIPDEVGVETRSECVIEACLETVTRWDLPVRPVVLDVREVHAMTVFERLGAAGMPLLGRVNGDLRLAVRDSVLPGHGGKVLSAYEIMSLAKDMRRPAAAPSHDPRTANRMNLAAAVRVGPPDRWEQPAGAGHPEAHEELLLLGTGDDSRNWPTELWLTTMTARTPASLVRLGKLTDKVDRDFTEIADRVGIRDFSGRSFGGWHRHVTLASAAHAVVALSNGPR; encoded by the coding sequence ATGGTTAGCGTCGACCTGTACGACACGCGCGGGGCAGCGGGCGCCCCCGTGTCGTTCCAGTCCAGTTCCCACGATGTGCTCCTCGCCGAACTCGGCTCGATACTGTTCACCTCGCTGCCCCGCAGCGACCAGTACAGAAAAGGGATGCAGTACTTACGCGGCTTGGTGGAGGCCCGCGGGCGCAAGTCGATACGCAACCTCGCGGCGCTGCTCGGCGAGCAGGTCTCGGAGCAGAACCTCCACCATTTCATCAGCGGTTCCACCTGGGACTGGACGCCCGTCCGCCAGGCGCTCGCCCACCACCTGGTGGGTGTGGCACCGCCGCGGGCCTGGGTGGTGCAGCCCATGATCATCCCCAAGACGGGACGGCACTCGGTCGGCGTGGACAAGCATTTCTCCCCTCTCCTGGGACAGGTGCTGAACGCGCAGCGGGCCGTCGGGGTCTGGGCGGTCTCGGAGGAGATGAGCACCCCGGTCAACTGGCGCCTTCACCTGCCCAAGGCCTGGCTCAAGGACGACGTCCGGCGGAGCCAGGTGTCAATTCCGGACGAGGTGGGTGTGGAGACACGCAGCGAGTGCGTGATCGAGGCCTGCCTGGAGACCGTGACCCGGTGGGACCTGCCGGTGCGGCCCGTCGTGCTCGACGTCCGGGAAGTACACGCGATGACGGTCTTCGAGAGACTCGGCGCCGCCGGCATGCCGCTCCTCGGGCGGGTCAACGGCGATCTCCGTCTGGCCGTACGGGATTCCGTCCTGCCCGGCCACGGAGGCAAGGTGCTGTCCGCGTACGAGATCATGAGCCTCGCCAAGGACATGCGGCGGCCCGCCGCGGCGCCGAGCCACGATCCCCGGACCGCGAACCGGATGAATCTGGCCGCCGCGGTCCGGGTCGGCCCGCCCGACCGGTGGGAACAACCAGCCGGGGCGGGACACCCCGAGGCGCACGAGGAACTGCTCCTGCTCGGCACGGGCGACGACAGCAGGAACTGGCCCACGGAACTGTGGCTGACCACCATGACAGCCAGGACGCCTGCCTCCTTGGTGCGACTGGGCAAGCTCACCGACAAGGTCGACCGTGACTTCACGGAGATCGCCGACCGGGTGGGCATCCGCGATTTCTCCGGACGTTCCTTCGGCGGCTGGCACCGTCACGTCACCCTCGCCTCGGCCGCCCACGCGGTCGTCGCGCTGTCGAACGGTCCGCGGTAG
- the car gene encoding carboxylic acid reductase: protein MPAIDAMRRPRMRLAHMLADVMERYADRPAVGERAKEFTRDPGTGRVSLRLLPRYETTSYSELWDRVRTVAREWHGNPEHPLLPGERVALLGFASGDYATLDLACVHLGAVAVPLQTSAPVSQLASIVAETAPHIVASSVERLDVAVELVLRGASARRLVVFDYHPEVSDQHERFTSAYDRLRQAGRDIDVVPLSEVLARGSALPEAPLYASAEGDDPLSMLIYTSGSTGTPKGAMYTERLAGAMWGGVWSKLFSDAHAININYMPMSHVAGHSSLKNTLARGGISYFTASSDLSTFFEDIALVRPNELSLVPRVCEMLFQKYRSELDRRTLDGTDQDAVESEVKAEMREHLIGGRLTWVSCGSAPLSAELKAFVESLLELPLHIIYGSTEAAAVSVDGELLRPPVTDYKLVDVPELGYYRTDTPHPRGELLLKTEGLIPGYYKQPELTAEILDEDGFYKTGDIVAEIGPDRHVVVDRRKNVLKLSQGEFVATSRLEAVFATSPLVRQIFVHGNSERSYLLAVVVPTPDTLERFGDDRETLKQHLSESFQRVAKDAELNSYEIPRDFLIETEPFSQANGLLSDHRKLLWPPLLDRYRKPLEDLYTDIAARETEELRELRRTGTEGSVLDTVRRAARALLAGSMAEVSPTAYFRDLGGDSLSAVSFSKLLHDIFGIKVPVDVVISPANDLRQLAAYIEAKRESGPTQISFASVHGEDGTEVHAKDLTLDKFIDARTLTGAKALPRPAGAPRTVLLTGASGYLGRFLCLEWLEQLARTGGRLIAVVRGRDAAAARKRLDEAFSSGDADLVSTYQDLAAGHLEVVAGDIAEPRLGLDEETWRRLSDDVDLIVHAGALVNHVLPYNHLFEANVVGTAELIRLALTSRVKPFTYISSVAVATSRPGLPALDEDSDVRAALPVQPIDEGYAGGYATSKWAGEVLLREAHDLCGLPVTTFRSNMILAHSRFGGQLNVPDMFTRLLFSVIATGIAPRSFYRADSGESRPRAHYDGLPVDFTAAAVVALGGRTTDGYETFSLVNPHDDGVSLDVFVDWLDDAGDRIERVDDYGDWFARFETAMRALPEKQRQYSALPLLHGFEHPEEAVPGSVIPSTRFRAAVRAAGIGPAEDIPHLSRSLIRKYAADLKRLGSA, encoded by the coding sequence ATGCCGGCCATTGATGCGATGCGGAGACCCAGAATGCGGCTTGCGCACATGTTGGCAGATGTGATGGAACGCTACGCGGACCGGCCCGCCGTCGGTGAACGCGCAAAGGAATTCACCCGGGACCCGGGCACGGGACGTGTTTCTCTCCGCCTCCTGCCCCGTTATGAGACGACCAGCTACAGCGAGCTGTGGGACCGCGTCCGCACCGTGGCGCGTGAATGGCACGGTAATCCGGAACACCCCCTGCTCCCGGGTGAGCGGGTCGCCCTCCTGGGCTTCGCCAGCGGTGACTACGCCACGCTCGATCTGGCCTGCGTCCACCTCGGCGCGGTCGCCGTTCCCCTCCAGACCAGCGCCCCGGTCTCCCAATTGGCCTCCATCGTCGCCGAGACGGCCCCGCACATCGTCGCGTCGAGCGTCGAGCGCCTCGACGTGGCCGTCGAACTGGTGCTGCGCGGCGCGTCGGCCCGGCGCCTGGTCGTCTTCGACTACCACCCCGAAGTCAGCGACCAGCATGAACGGTTCACCTCCGCGTACGACCGCCTCAGGCAGGCCGGCCGCGACATCGATGTCGTCCCCCTGTCCGAGGTGCTCGCGCGCGGGTCCGCACTGCCAGAAGCCCCGCTGTACGCCTCCGCCGAGGGCGACGACCCCCTGTCCATGCTCATCTACACGTCGGGAAGCACCGGGACGCCCAAGGGCGCCATGTACACCGAACGGCTGGCAGGCGCCATGTGGGGCGGTGTCTGGTCCAAGCTGTTCTCCGACGCACACGCGATCAATATCAATTACATGCCGATGAGCCATGTCGCCGGACATTCCTCACTGAAGAACACCCTGGCGCGCGGCGGGATCAGTTACTTCACGGCCAGCAGCGACCTGTCCACCTTTTTCGAGGACATCGCCCTGGTACGGCCCAACGAACTCTCGCTTGTGCCCCGCGTCTGTGAAATGCTCTTCCAGAAATACCGGAGCGAACTCGACCGGCGGACCCTCGACGGCACCGACCAGGACGCGGTCGAGTCGGAGGTCAAGGCGGAGATGCGCGAGCATCTCATCGGCGGCCGCCTCACGTGGGTCAGCTGCGGCTCCGCCCCGCTGTCCGCCGAGCTCAAGGCTTTTGTGGAATCCCTTCTGGAACTCCCCCTGCACATCATCTACGGCTCCACGGAGGCCGCTGCCGTCTCGGTCGACGGCGAGCTGCTGCGCCCGCCGGTGACCGACTACAAGCTCGTCGACGTGCCCGAACTCGGGTACTACCGGACCGACACCCCCCACCCGCGGGGCGAGCTCCTGCTGAAGACCGAGGGCCTGATACCCGGGTACTACAAACAGCCCGAGTTGACGGCGGAGATCCTGGACGAGGACGGCTTCTACAAGACCGGCGACATCGTCGCCGAGATCGGCCCCGACCGGCACGTCGTGGTGGACCGCCGCAAGAACGTACTCAAGCTGTCGCAGGGCGAGTTCGTGGCGACCTCCCGGCTGGAAGCCGTCTTCGCCACGAGCCCCCTGGTCCGGCAGATCTTCGTGCACGGCAACAGCGAACGGTCCTATCTGCTCGCCGTGGTCGTCCCCACCCCGGACACGCTCGAACGGTTCGGCGACGACAGGGAAACCCTCAAGCAGCACCTCAGCGAGTCGTTCCAGCGCGTCGCGAAGGACGCGGAGCTGAACTCGTACGAGATCCCCCGGGACTTCCTCATCGAGACCGAGCCCTTCAGCCAGGCGAACGGCCTGCTCTCCGACCACCGGAAGCTGCTGTGGCCCCCGCTGCTCGACCGGTACCGGAAACCACTTGAGGACCTGTACACCGACATCGCCGCGCGGGAGACCGAGGAACTGCGCGAACTGCGCCGTACCGGTACGGAGGGGTCCGTGCTGGATACCGTCCGGCGGGCCGCCCGCGCGCTGCTCGCCGGCTCCATGGCCGAGGTGAGCCCCACCGCGTACTTCCGTGACCTGGGGGGCGACTCCCTCTCCGCGGTGTCCTTCTCCAAGCTGCTCCACGACATCTTCGGGATCAAGGTTCCCGTGGACGTCGTCATCAGCCCGGCGAACGACCTGCGGCAACTGGCCGCGTACATCGAAGCGAAGCGCGAGAGCGGCCCGACGCAGATCTCCTTCGCGTCGGTGCACGGCGAGGACGGTACCGAGGTCCACGCCAAGGACCTCACCCTGGACAAGTTCATCGACGCGCGGACCCTCACCGGCGCCAAGGCGCTGCCGCGTCCGGCCGGGGCGCCCCGGACCGTGCTGCTGACGGGGGCGAGCGGCTACCTGGGCCGGTTCCTCTGCCTGGAATGGCTGGAACAGCTGGCCCGGACGGGCGGCAGACTGATCGCCGTCGTGCGCGGCAGGGACGCGGCCGCGGCCAGGAAGCGGCTCGACGAGGCCTTCAGCAGCGGGGACGCCGACCTGGTCAGCACCTACCAGGACCTGGCCGCCGGGCACCTGGAGGTCGTGGCGGGCGACATCGCGGAACCGCGGCTGGGCCTGGACGAGGAGACCTGGCGGCGGTTGTCCGACGACGTGGACCTGATCGTCCACGCCGGCGCCCTGGTGAACCACGTTCTCCCGTACAACCACCTGTTCGAGGCCAACGTCGTGGGAACGGCGGAGCTCATCCGTCTGGCACTCACGAGCCGCGTCAAACCGTTCACGTACATCTCCAGTGTGGCCGTCGCCACCTCCCGTCCCGGACTGCCCGCCCTGGACGAGGACTCGGACGTCCGGGCCGCCCTCCCGGTCCAGCCGATCGACGAGGGCTACGCCGGCGGTTACGCGACGAGCAAGTGGGCCGGTGAGGTGCTGCTGCGCGAGGCGCACGACCTGTGCGGTCTCCCCGTCACCACGTTCCGGTCGAACATGATCCTCGCCCACAGCCGGTTCGGCGGGCAGCTGAACGTGCCCGACATGTTCACCCGCCTGCTGTTCAGTGTCATCGCCACCGGCATCGCGCCGCGTTCCTTCTACCGCGCCGACTCCGGGGAGAGCCGCCCGCGGGCCCACTACGACGGTCTGCCGGTGGACTTCACCGCCGCCGCCGTGGTGGCCCTGGGCGGGCGGACCACGGACGGGTACGAGACCTTCAGCCTGGTGAATCCGCACGACGACGGAGTTTCGCTCGACGTGTTCGTCGACTGGCTCGACGACGCGGGCGACCGGATCGAACGGGTGGACGACTACGGGGACTGGTTCGCCCGGTTCGAGACGGCCATGCGCGCCCTGCCCGAGAAACAGCGGCAGTACTCGGCGCTGCCGCTCCTCCACGGATTCGAGCATCCCGAGGAGGCCGTGCCCGGGTCCGTGATCCCCTCCACCCGGTTCCGGGCCGCGGTCCGGGCCGCCGGGATCGGGCCGGCCGAGGACATACCGCACCTCTCGCGGTCCCTCATCAGGAAGTACGCCGCTGATCTCAAGCGGCTCGGGTCCGCATAG
- the bioD gene encoding dethiobiotin synthase, producing the protein MPVLVVTGTGTEVGKTIVTAAVAATALARGRTVAVLKPAQTGVAPEEQGDAAEAARLVRRAGVVTVVELARFPEPLAPATAARRSGLAAVSPDEIADAALKLAVEHDLVLVEGAGGLLVRFDGTGGTLADVARLLGAPVLVVAAAGLGTLNVTALTTEALRARGVDPLGVVIGSWPADPDLAARCNLADLPESAGAPLLGAVPAGAGAWDPVDFGARAPGWLAPELGGEWDAAAFGTRFGARLPRGTGPSVR; encoded by the coding sequence ATGCCGGTGCTGGTCGTGACGGGAACGGGCACGGAGGTCGGCAAGACGATCGTCACGGCGGCCGTGGCGGCGACGGCGCTCGCGCGGGGCCGCACGGTCGCGGTGCTGAAGCCGGCCCAGACGGGAGTGGCCCCGGAGGAACAGGGGGACGCGGCGGAGGCGGCGCGGCTCGTGCGAAGGGCCGGGGTGGTGACCGTGGTGGAACTCGCCCGGTTCCCGGAGCCGTTGGCGCCCGCCACCGCCGCGCGGCGGTCGGGGCTGGCCGCGGTGTCTCCCGACGAGATCGCCGACGCGGCCCTGAAACTCGCCGTCGAACACGACCTGGTGCTGGTCGAGGGCGCGGGCGGACTGCTGGTGCGGTTCGACGGGACGGGCGGCACGCTCGCGGACGTGGCCCGGCTGCTGGGCGCGCCGGTGCTCGTGGTGGCCGCGGCGGGCCTCGGCACGCTGAACGTGACCGCGCTGACGACCGAGGCGCTGCGCGCCAGGGGTGTCGACCCGCTCGGGGTGGTGATCGGCAGCTGGCCCGCCGACCCGGACCTCGCGGCGCGCTGCAATCTGGCGGACCTCCCGGAGTCGGCGGGGGCGCCGCTGCTCGGCGCCGTACCGGCGGGGGCGGGCGCGTGGGATCCCGTGGACTTCGGGGCCCGGGCGCCCGGCTGGCTGGCGCCCGAGCTGGGCGGGGAGTGGGACGCGGCGGCGTTCGGCACGCGGTTCGGCGCGCGACTCCCGCGCGGCACGGGCCCCTCCGTACGGTGA
- a CDS encoding adenosylmethionine--8-amino-7-oxononanoate transaminase, with translation MPETAPSWLGPDELLALDRAHVWHPYGPMPGRAEPLVVESASGVRLRLARPAHGQRELVDGMSSWWSAIHGYNHPVLNDAAHGQLDRMSHVMFGGLTHEPAVRLAAKLVEITPEPLRHVFLADSGSVSVEVAVKMCLQYWRSVGRPAKQRLLTWRGGYHGDTWQPMSVCDPDGGMHELWSGVLPRQIFADAPPVAYDETYARGLRDLIGRHAGELAAVIVEPVVQGAGGMRFHSPAYLRVLREACDAHDVLLILDEIATGFGRTGTLFAAEQGGISPDVMCVGKALTGGYLTMAATLCTERVAEGIARGDVPVLAHGPTFMGNPLAASVALASIDLLLAQDWRAEVERIGTGLREGLAKAEGLPGVLDVRVLGAIGVVQLDHEVDMAAATRAAVREGVWLRPFRDLVYTMPPYVTGDDDITRICRAVVAAAEEA, from the coding sequence ATGCCTGAGACCGCGCCGTCCTGGCTCGGCCCGGACGAACTGCTCGCGCTGGACCGGGCCCACGTCTGGCACCCGTACGGCCCCATGCCGGGCCGTGCGGAACCGCTGGTCGTGGAGTCCGCGTCGGGGGTACGGCTCCGGCTGGCCCGGCCCGCCCACGGGCAGCGCGAGTTGGTCGACGGGATGTCGTCCTGGTGGTCGGCGATCCACGGCTACAACCACCCCGTTCTCAACGACGCGGCACACGGCCAGCTGGACCGGATGAGCCATGTCATGTTCGGCGGGCTCACGCACGAGCCGGCGGTACGGCTCGCGGCCAAGCTGGTCGAGATCACCCCGGAGCCGCTGCGGCACGTCTTCCTCGCCGACTCCGGTTCGGTGTCGGTCGAGGTCGCGGTGAAGATGTGCCTCCAGTACTGGCGTTCGGTGGGCCGGCCGGCCAAGCAGCGGCTGCTGACCTGGCGGGGCGGGTACCACGGGGACACCTGGCAGCCCATGTCGGTGTGCGACCCCGACGGCGGGATGCACGAGCTGTGGTCGGGGGTGCTGCCGCGCCAGATCTTCGCGGACGCGCCGCCGGTCGCGTACGACGAGACGTACGCGCGCGGTCTGCGTGACCTGATCGGCCGCCACGCCGGTGAGCTGGCGGCGGTGATCGTGGAGCCGGTGGTGCAGGGCGCGGGCGGGATGCGCTTCCACTCCCCCGCGTATCTGCGGGTGCTGCGGGAGGCGTGCGACGCGCACGACGTGCTGCTGATCCTGGACGAGATCGCGACGGGTTTCGGCCGTACGGGCACGCTGTTCGCGGCCGAGCAGGGCGGGATCTCGCCCGATGTGATGTGCGTGGGCAAGGCGCTGACCGGCGGCTACCTCACGATGGCGGCGACGCTGTGCACGGAACGGGTGGCCGAGGGCATCGCGCGGGGCGACGTACCCGTCCTGGCCCACGGCCCGACCTTCATGGGCAACCCCCTGGCCGCGTCCGTCGCGCTCGCCTCGATCGACCTGCTCCTCGCCCAGGACTGGCGGGCGGAGGTCGAACGCATCGGTACGGGCCTGCGCGAGGGCCTCGCCAAGGCGGAGGGGCTGCCCGGCGTCCTGGACGTACGGGTGCTGGGCGCGATCGGGGTGGTCCAGCTGGACCATGAGGTGGACATGGCGGCGGCGACCCGGGCGGCGGTACGCGAGGGCGTGTGGCTGCGGCCGTTCCGCGACCTCGTCTACACGATGCCGCCGTACGTCACCGGCGACGACGACATCACGAGAATCTGCCGCGCGGTGGTCGCGGCGGCGGAGGAGGCCTGA
- the bioB gene encoding biotin synthase BioB → MDLLKTLVEKGLRRELPTREEALAVLATSDDELLDVVAAAGKVRRQWFGRRVKLNYLVNLKSGLCPEDCSYCSQRLGSTAEILKYTWLKPDEASKAAAAGVAGGAKRVCLVASGRGPTDRDVERVSGTIKAIKEQNEGVEVCACLGLLSDGQAERLRAAGADAYNHNLNTSEGTYGDITTTHTYADRVETVNKAHAAGLSACSGLIAGMGESDDDLVDVVFSLRALDPDSVPVNFLIPFEGTPLAKEWNLTPQRCLRILAMTRFVCPDVEVRLAGGREVHLRTMQPLALHLVNSIFLGDYLTSEGQEGKADLDMIADAGFEVEGAGTTTLPEHRGGGGCGPCDGADEGAGTGGCAGTVPAARADVAPADTVRTDLVAVRRRGAGTDLAPNA, encoded by the coding sequence ATGGATCTGCTGAAGACGCTGGTGGAGAAGGGCCTGCGGCGTGAGCTGCCGACCCGCGAAGAGGCCCTCGCCGTACTGGCGACCTCCGACGACGAGCTGCTCGACGTGGTGGCCGCGGCGGGGAAGGTGCGCCGGCAGTGGTTCGGGCGTCGGGTGAAGCTGAACTACCTGGTCAACCTCAAGTCCGGTCTCTGTCCTGAGGACTGCTCGTACTGCTCGCAGCGGCTCGGGTCGACGGCGGAGATCCTCAAGTACACCTGGCTGAAACCCGACGAGGCGTCGAAGGCGGCGGCCGCGGGGGTGGCCGGCGGGGCGAAGCGGGTCTGCCTGGTGGCGAGCGGCCGGGGGCCGACGGACCGCGATGTCGAGCGCGTCTCGGGCACCATCAAGGCGATCAAGGAACAGAACGAGGGCGTCGAGGTGTGCGCGTGCCTCGGGCTCCTCTCGGACGGCCAGGCCGAGCGGCTGCGGGCGGCGGGAGCCGACGCGTACAACCACAACCTCAACACGTCCGAGGGGACGTACGGGGACATCACCACGACGCACACCTACGCGGACCGCGTGGAGACCGTGAACAAGGCCCACGCGGCGGGCCTTTCGGCCTGCTCCGGGCTGATCGCGGGCATGGGCGAGAGCGACGACGACCTGGTCGACGTCGTCTTCTCGCTGCGCGCGCTCGACCCGGACTCGGTGCCGGTGAACTTCCTGATCCCCTTCGAGGGAACGCCGTTGGCGAAGGAGTGGAACCTCACCCCGCAGCGGTGTCTGCGGATCCTCGCCATGACGCGGTTCGTCTGCCCGGACGTGGAGGTACGGCTGGCGGGCGGGCGCGAGGTGCATCTGCGGACGATGCAGCCGCTCGCGCTGCACCTGGTCAACTCGATCTTCCTCGGCGACTACCTCACGAGTGAGGGCCAGGAGGGCAAGGCGGACCTGGACATGATCGCCGACGCCGGGTTCGAGGTGGAGGGCGCGGGCACCACGACGCTGCCGGAGCACCGGGGCGGCGGGGGCTGCGGGCCCTGCGACGGGGCGGACGAGGGCGCGGGTACGGGCGGGTGCGCGGGTACGGTCCCGGCGGCGCGGGCCGACGTGGCTCCGGCGGACACCGTACGGACGGATCTGGTGGCCGTACGGCGCCGGGGTGCCGGTACGGACCTCGCCCCGAATGCCTGA
- a CDS encoding 8-amino-7-oxononanoate synthase encodes MVRTLRPRPADSPLVDLAGNDYLGLTRHPSVTAAAADAALRWGAGATGSRLVTGSTALHADLENELAEFCGFEAALVLSSGYAANLAALTALTAPGSLIVSDAGNHASIIDGCRLSRAETSVVPHADPQAVRKTLDAHPGRRALVVTDGVFSVDGDAAPLGELAEVCRTRGAALLVDDAHGLGVLGPGGRGAPAAAGIAGAGGVVATVTLSKSLGSQGGAVLGPARVIDHLVNAARTFIFDTGLAPAAVGGARESLRLLRREPERAARAREVALTLYGRLTEAGLSAVRPDAAVVSVRAASPEAAVRWAADCRAAGLAVGCFRPPSVPDGVSRIRLTARADMTYRQLDAAVETIIATAAPVG; translated from the coding sequence CTGGTCCGTACGCTCCGCCCCCGCCCGGCCGACTCGCCCCTGGTCGACCTGGCCGGCAACGACTACCTGGGTCTCACCCGCCACCCCTCGGTCACCGCCGCCGCCGCGGACGCGGCCCTGCGCTGGGGCGCCGGCGCCACCGGCTCCCGTCTGGTCACGGGCAGCACCGCGCTCCACGCCGACCTGGAAAACGAACTGGCCGAGTTCTGCGGCTTCGAGGCGGCGCTCGTCCTGTCGTCCGGCTACGCGGCGAACCTCGCCGCCCTGACCGCGCTCACGGCCCCCGGCTCGCTGATCGTCTCCGACGCCGGCAACCACGCCTCCATCATCGACGGTTGCCGCCTCTCACGCGCCGAGACGTCTGTCGTCCCGCACGCCGACCCCCAGGCCGTACGGAAGACACTCGACGCCCACCCGGGACGCCGGGCCCTCGTCGTCACCGACGGGGTGTTCTCGGTGGACGGCGACGCCGCGCCGCTGGGCGAGCTGGCCGAGGTCTGCCGTACCCGGGGCGCGGCCCTGCTCGTCGACGACGCGCACGGCCTGGGCGTGCTCGGCCCGGGCGGGCGCGGCGCGCCGGCCGCCGCCGGGATCGCGGGGGCCGGGGGCGTCGTGGCCACGGTCACGCTCTCCAAGTCCCTGGGCAGCCAGGGCGGCGCCGTCCTCGGACCGGCCCGGGTCATCGACCACCTGGTCAACGCCGCGCGGACGTTCATCTTCGACACCGGACTCGCACCGGCGGCGGTGGGCGGGGCGCGGGAGAGCCTGCGGCTGCTGCGCCGCGAGCCCGAGCGGGCGGCGCGGGCGCGGGAGGTGGCGCTGACCCTGTACGGGCGGCTCACCGAGGCCGGGTTGAGCGCGGTGCGTCCCGACGCCGCCGTGGTGTCCGTCCGGGCGGCCTCGCCGGAGGCCGCCGTCCGCTGGGCGGCGGACTGCCGCGCGGCCGGCCTGGCCGTGGGATGCTTCCGCCCGCCGTCGGTGCCCGACGGCGTCTCGCGGATCAGGCTCACGGCCCGGGCCGACATGACGTACCGTCAGCTCGACGCGGCGGTGGAGACGATCATCGCCACCGCGGCCCCGGTGGGCTGA
- a CDS encoding ATP-binding protein, with protein sequence MADHQEASVTLPSDAASVPEARRFVADLLREWGLPGKADLADTVRLIVSELATNAVQHTFGTSPTFTVEVRLERDERLRVGVTDSHPRWPRRLPAAVQQDNGRGMVIIRSLTAECGGRVSVTPTEEGGKTVWIALPWTAPAQS encoded by the coding sequence ATGGCAGACCATCAGGAAGCATCCGTCACCCTGCCGAGTGATGCGGCCTCCGTCCCCGAGGCCCGAAGATTTGTCGCGGACCTTCTCAGGGAATGGGGGCTGCCGGGCAAGGCCGATCTGGCGGACACGGTCCGGCTGATCGTCTCGGAGCTGGCCACCAACGCCGTCCAGCACACCTTCGGCACGTCGCCGACGTTCACCGTGGAGGTACGGCTGGAGCGCGACGAGCGGCTGCGGGTCGGCGTCACCGACAGCCATCCGCGGTGGCCGCGGCGGCTGCCCGCCGCCGTGCAGCAGGACAACGGCCGCGGCATGGTCATCATCCGCTCACTGACCGCCGAGTGCGGCGGACGGGTGAGCGTCACCCCCACGGAGGAAGGCGGGAAGACGGTCTGGATCGCCCTGCCCTGGACGGCGCCGGCGCAGAGCTGA